A single region of the Brassica rapa cultivar Chiifu-401-42 chromosome A03, CAAS_Brap_v3.01, whole genome shotgun sequence genome encodes:
- the LOC103857706 gene encoding F-box protein At2g14710, producing the protein MDPTKKLKKEIVAHEQLPWELIEEILSRVSPKYLVPFRVVCKRWKAILDDKTFINNHKETFRFILATKSKIYSVSMDTKILVRELLLDIPGLEAQKPKKLVSCDEFLICIMDKGAAVCNSWLKQTTWISEPSFRFYGIGHRDSNNRSEESVYKTIWNSSTGWKIHDLASGTWIDMGSESSNSNQGKKGPKMHSTSGVFLNGTLFWIVTSDEIAFLYYILLDFPTEGFYQYCELPFGMSHALDALVLRLFNGDRFSVLKQCYVTKKIEIWVTKNKVNVEDGRDVVWMNFMTFSIPNFPGLVPFAYPQQPSYFIHKNERLVVCFCDESGKAWIYVMAENKLIDKVKIESVVDPWPLHCTYFPNLVSVPQGLRDEAKSEV; encoded by the coding sequence ATGGAtccaaccaaaaaattaaagaagGAGATAGTGGCACATGAGCAGCTGCCATGGGAGTTAATTGAAGAGATACTCTCCCGTGTCTCTCCAAAATATCTTGTCCCCTTCAGAGTTGTTTGCAAACGATGGAAGGCTATCTTGGACGACAAGACGTTCATCAACAACCACAAGGAGACGTTTCGATTCATCCTAGCAACGAAATCAAAGATTTATTCAGTAAGCATGGATACCAAGATACTGGTGCGTGAGTTATTGTTGGATATTCCTGGTTTAGAAGCTCAAAAACCTAAAAAGTTGGTTAGTTGCGACGAGTTCTTGATATGTATCATGGATAAAGGAGCAGCAGTTTGTAACTCGTGGTTGAAACAAACTACATGGATTAGTGAACCTAGCTTTCGCTTCTATGGCATAGGTCATCGTGATAGTAATAATAGAAGTGAGGAAAGTGTTTACAAAACTATTTGGAATTCATCTACCGGCTGGAAAATCCATGACCTTGCCTCAGGTACGTGGATAGACATGGGGTCAGAATCCAGTAATAGTAATCAGGGTAAGAAAGGACCTAAAATGCATTCTACAAGTGGTGTATTTTTGAATGGAACTTTGTTTTGGATTGTTACTTCTGACGAGATAGCTTTCTTGTATTATATACTCCTCGATTTTCCGACTGAAGGATTCTACCAATATTGTGAGCTACCATTTGGTATGAGCCATGCTCTTGATGCTCTAGTCCTTAGGTTATTTAATGGAGATCGATTTTCGGTGTTAAAGCAGTGCTATGTAACAAAAAAGATTGAGATTTGGGTGACCAAGAACAAGGTTAATGTTGAGGATGGTAGAGATGTGGTTTGGATGAATTTCATGACTTTTTCAATTCCTAACTTTCCCGGTTTAGTGCCGTTCGCCTATCCTCAGCAGCCAAGTTACTTCATCCACAAGAATGAAAGGCTTGTCGTGTGTTTTTGCGATGAATCAGGCAAGGCTTGGATCTATGTTATGGCAGAAAACAAGTTGATCGACAAAGTCAAAATAGAGTCCGTGGTTGATCCTTGGCCTTTGCATTGCACTTATTTTCCCAACTTGGTCTCGGTTCCTCAAGGTCTAAGAGATGAAGCAAAATCAGAAGTTTAA